Part of the Mya arenaria isolate MELC-2E11 chromosome 8, ASM2691426v1 genome, TCAAATTCCAAATTTACCTTGAAAATATTTGGAAACTTGAGATGTAGATTTCTTGCACTTGCTGTAAGGAAATCCGATTCTAAGATTGTTAATGCAATGAAAACAGTTTTGGACAAATCAGTAAGTGAACattatctttgttttacataaaacgGTCGGTTAAACAAGACATACGTGTTGTTAATTTCTTTgaaactttgttaaaatgtagACTACTGTTAGAAATCAAATACAATGTGCTAACCTTGATTGCAAACAAGACGAATGATGTCATTACAACGTTACACATGGTATGATAGCAAAACAAAGAAAGACATTGTCGCTACAGCGAaagaacagttttaaaatgaaaagggTTAGTAATGGAAGGTATATTTCAGAGCTTTATGTTTAGCCTATTAGTGAACAGGCGGTATGAGTGGTTATTAtccattattttgttaaaaacaaaaatatttccttcgatgttttttttaatcatgataaAGCTGGATCTTAatgacaatatatatgcaaaaagctacagaaacatgctcagtagcaaaaagtttaaacataaaccaggtttagtggcaatgggcaacgctaaaagacatagaacacaaattcacaaacaagaaacatagaacagcacacaactctacaaacagcacagtgcatagatattatatatatatatatataaataattggtatgtttatcaagaattcgTCATGTTATATTCAATATTCCTTTAAAACCGAATATCCCTCTTTAAAAATACCTGATTGTCCTATGAACATTTTCTCAATCAAATCACTACGATCAGTTATTTTCCTAATGATatgtttgatatgaaaatatatttgtaacaggAGTAAACATGTGCTTTGAAAAAAAGCCTttcaatttctgtttttttcagaaatggaTATAAACTTAGGAATAAAAGGTCTATCATCGCTAGAACCATTTATAGACAGAATCACAGTGGCAGAAACAGAGTACAACATCATGTCATCCCTTATATACACAATAGAACATTCCGATAAAATTTGCAGAGAATTTGTTAAACATggtttaaaagaatatttatttttatgactggCATTTTTGTAAATCGAACGAACTTATGTCTATCATATTGTGCTagataaatacaaatgtttcaacACGCGTCGTTTTTGTAATGTTAAAATACCAACTTTGCAAAGCTGTGTTTCTATTGTCAATTTATAAGTTTTCATAACGAAATGTCTTATTTTAGACAATAAAATTCTTTAAAGTTACTTGTTATTCACCCAAGACGTtgttggttcgatccccatAAGGTCGACATTGTCCTAGTTCTATAGATGTCATCTAGTGCTATTGTTTTCAGCCTCTCACCTTGGGTAGGGGTTATGGAACTGATCTCCGCCAGGGTTAGATAAGCATAGTGGTAAAGATGTCGGTCTCCTGTCAATGATTTAGTGGTTCGAGCTCAACAAGACTGGGAGTGGTCTGTTGTTAACTGTCCGCCACTCAtccaagaggttttgggttcgATCAAAAAAGCGTTAATGCTATGGTTGTCGATCCTCACCAGGTTTACTATCATGCCTATCAAAAACACCAGTACTGATGTTTGTCCTGGAAACGGATTCGAGTTTAGTTCCTATCAGATCTTATCGATCTTCACAATCAAACACAAATAAAGTAGTAATATCTGAAACATTGTATTAAATGCCTTTTAAGCAGATAATCACGACTTTTAGTGACTcgattaattaattaaaagttattttattttttaaggaacGATAAAGATACAATCGTTTCAGTGTTAGAAAGCAAATTGTTTTTAGAGCTTATCCggtaaaatatacaatattttttcattaagtatgtaataacaacacattttgcTCTTTTCTAAAACAGCAATAATCCTTTAGGTAATAGATGCCTGATAAGAATACGTTTTACAACTATTATAAATCTTCGAAATTCTTTACAGCCGTAATAATGGTAGAATGATTGTTATCACAAGCTAGACCTTGTTTCCAGATTTATAGAACCACCACGTATCTTAAATGTATTGCACTTGTGTTAGAAAACATTGCTTTTTTTCTATTAGTCAAATAGTATATCTTTCAgcatgtttataaacaaattaaatgccaaatatatttgcttaattggcaatattttagcaatatttatataaaaactacataCGTATGACTAAAGGTCGGACGTTTATTTCTCATCCTTGACTAATTGGATATTGCAGAATGATACTGTCAATAATGAAATCAAGTACTTGTGAAGGCCGTTTTAGATCCTTCAACATCACAACACAGGttcaaaaaaaattatttgttaaaagacTAAAACAATGTACCTTTAGGATTACTCTTTCAGAGTGACAATAATGtagataactgttttttttaccaggattttaatactttttacaaGTAGTTGGTGTATCATACTTGATACATAATagaagttaatttaaaattgtactaCTTTATTAGATAATGATGCAAGTGGGAAACATTTGCTCAACTTCTCGTCAGTTAAGATATAGCCAAAATGATCAATGCTTCTGAAATAAACAGTAAGTTCCAAAATTTTAGTAAAGGAACCTGAATTTGTTTCTAACGACCGAATTAGATTAAGCAGGAACACTATTCCATATGAAAGTAATTAATATGGAATGTCAAATGCTGGAATGTTCGTGATAGACACAAACTTTTTCGGCATTGCCTGTCCactggaataaaatgaaaatttcttGATGTCTCTTCCGATgaatgacagaaatgtttgaCTGCTCGATTATTAACAGCGGGATATTATTTCAATGGAGGAACTCTAATAAGTTAAATGAACGAATAAGACCGATAATGGAGGTAATCATAAGCTATATAATGTCCCTGAAGGTGACATTTGAAACTGTAAACATGCTGGTAAATTATACTCGATAATTTGATTGTATTCTTGTAAGCCAACGCATGCTTTGCAAATGAATAGGTTTGGTTTACGTTTACGTTAAATGAAGTGGGGAAAACACTGTTCAAGTTCATCTAAGTATTTTTACAGTAATAGAATGCTTTCTGAAATAAGCCATGTGTGTTGACCTTTATATGTGtaaaatttggtttaaagtatTCAGTATTCCGTTTCCTTAAACGGCGAGTCTTTACTACATGCTAATGTTTTAGGATAATCcctgcaaagtttcaaagaCTCTGTTTTATTTTGGGTTTTTTTAGCACAGATATTTGTGCAATCATGAGAGTCCATAAATCTGTTAAATGCATTCAATGTTATATCGATATACAAATTGCACTTGCCAACTCAAATGATGCTATTTAAGACATAAACCATTAAATAGCAGTTATACATACAACGCATGTTGgttcaaaattatatacagTATTATCCTTTATTGTCAAATCACGAAATGCAAACAATACAACGAGATTAAATACAGATTTAGAAATCTGTCAAAATAACGAACAGAACAAGCTTTCAATTGCTGTTTGAATATGAAACGAGTTTATGCCCACATACTAACTTAATAAGAAGATACCATGAAGCTCCAGAGCCTAGTTTCTTACCACAAGACTCCGCTACCAGAAATTGTGAGTAGACGTTTTACTTCTTTCTTATTTAACCGTTAAACTTATTTTGGTAAGGCAATTTCGTTCAGAAAGTTAATTGTAGTAGTTTCCATAAAATTCAAGTAAgtagatatacatacatatctgaatttaatatttcatttagaaGAGTCCTTCAAGCTGTACAGCAGCTACCAAAGAACATAACATAGTACAATAAATATACCGGTCAACAATTGTCATGAAAAGTTCCATAGAGGTCAGTTGGCCTTGTTTTACATTTCTTACTAGATGTAACGTAAAACTGATTAAAGCCTATTCGAGGGACGTCTTGTGATTATTTTCTTGCTTATATATTAAATACCAAACGTTGAATATTATTCTTACACGTGTACACGGTTTCGAATGACATATTTAGTGCATTTGTATAGAGCATGCATTACTATAAATATCAACTGTAACAGTATTCGTTCTATCAGCTTATTatagtttttcaaatgaaatcatATCAAGCTAGAATTAAGGGAGCAATTAATCATTCTTGTGAAACATCTGTACATTTCCATCTTATACTAGTTGCTGGAAATTTTGGATGTTGTGCCTGTCATAACAACTTCAGCATTATACATCTTATATTGGCTTTTTTAGAATAGTTCTAATAAACGCTACTTTGGCATATCTATCATCTGTACGGAAGCATACATCTTATTGCAGTAGCATTGGTTATATCGGCTTTATCATAAGAGCCAAAACGTTGATCTAATGcctttcattttctattttattatcataaatagcATAAAATTTCAACAAAAGTTACAATTTTCAGACACAATATTCTGAAGATAATAGTATTACAATCCTTGTAATACAAATATcgagaaaacaaaacaaataagatatTGTACACATCATATGAGACATCATATATCACCAACAGCAAACACTCACATGTGCATGtctcatttttaattatattatatcacTCATTTCCGGAAATGGTTTTCCATCTCGTCCCCTATGGAAAATTATATGCAGAAGTCGCAAGACAATCgcataaatgttttactataaCCAGAGTTCCGTGTAACCATCGCGTGCTAAAATGCGTCATCTGTTCTCttcaaattatattcaaattacgTCTGCAAATCATTCCCGGATCGGCAAAACTGCCATGCAACCTTCACATTGACAGCACAACAAAATTGACGAAAATTTAAAAACGTTATATCGGGGGTGCTTTTGTCACTTATAGATGAATATTCAAACTACTTATAATAGTTGTtgggttagcgcagtggttcgcgcactcgcttctcacctaagCACCCTGGGTTCGAATCCCGGCCTGGGTGCATGGGGTCaccaagtttcaagtttcaaagtttattggcagatcggcGTAAAATAGCCTTTGGCCATTAGCAACATAAATATGGCGAAAACATAAATCAACTATAAAGAGTAAcggaataataaaacatattcatcaTGTAATTAGATATGACAATATCAATTGTTAAACACTTAGAAGGAAAAAGCAAGCTAGACTAGTTGGTCTCCTCTGCGAACCTGGTtacccccacaacacaagatgACACTCTCGCTGAAAAtggtgccaatgagagtgataaatatataacGTTTCAATAACTTGTGTCACAATCGTTTGAAATGGTTTGAAACGGTTGATAAACACTGCAACAATATATCATTATCAtcttcaatacattttattgtaatgtttCAGTTCGGTTAGTGCATACGTTTTCGTGTACATTCAtgtatatttctataattttctGTGGATTGCCAAAGATTGTCTTAACATTTAAGATATATCGATTTAGAAGTAGTCGAAGGCTGCACATATTAAtggtaatgaaaaaaaaactaaattagaCTCAGTTGTGAGCTTAATTAAACGTTGTCTGAAAAGTAATGCCTatagtcatttattttattttccttgtATACCAATGACCCTAAAGACGTTAAAAATGTGATAAAGGTATTGGGACAAGTATGTGAACCCCCTGCAAATACTCGCGGACGACAATCCGATTACATGACTTATTGCCTAAACATACattaaatatacttataaatttTGCTATGATCCTACATAAATGTATTGCAGGTCTGTACATAATGGGAAAAACACTTTGTAACTTCGCTACTCAGGCAGAAATGAACGCGGTTTCcagtaatacaaaatatcatctGCATGAACTGTGGATGCAATTTAAGCACATTGTGCTGCAAGATAGTGTTGAAAGCTATATAAAAAGGGGAGACATGGCTTCATTtgtctgaaataaaatagaCGTTCTTTACCTCATAGTTTGCTTTATAAAATGGACGACATAGTTCCAAATATTTTCCCAcgtattttggtatttttaaaaagtgGTCATGTTAgtcaacaatttgttttatctaGGAATACATAAGTTGAAGCTATTTTCGTACTCTGTCCCCTTTAGAATAAATAAGATAATGGCGACATATGTTAAATTTCTATTTTGCATCATGTTTAATTTCATGTTCACATGTTACCGATTCCATAAACTTACGGTTAAGTTCCTTATTAAAACCTTACCTAGTAAACCAGGGTCATCAACGATTATCTAAGGCTCCAAAAAACAGCATATGACAGTTAAACGCATTTTAAGTAGAAAGCTGTCATAGTAttgttagaaatatattttgagataTACAATAAGGTATgcgtaaataataaatacaaaattatttaatttgttaccATATTTAGGTTGTAATTTTCAACCCAGCGTCTAGTGGTCAACGTGAAACTCGTTTCGGCTTGTGAATATCTTTATCGCTTCCACCAGGTTCATTAAAAAATGCCTGACGTCGGTAAttagtatttaaaattaaacgatgattttcaaacaagtttgttatttatatcaatacaaaCGTTAAATACGCATTGTGTTGCATTATCTACTACCTTTGTATTTGTTAACCTTAATTTGTAACACCGCTCATCCGATATATCAATCCATTTCACCTATATACTTACAATTGGTTATGTTGATACCAAACTGGAGTCATGGTGATGATTTTGGTTAAGAGACATACACCGCCACTCCACCTCTGTGCATGGCTAATGTCAAGCTCGATTGATATTTCCGCTAGGTCCAAACATTATATAAGCCCAATATATGTCTTGATATGCTGTTTGTGACGAACAGTAAAAAAGTGTAcgtatatttatgtatatataaacaaaggcGTGTAAAAAATTAAAGGTATTTCAGTCTCGTTAATTACGAAAGATTTGTATTCCCAGAGTTTACGAGAGAATATGAACATTCGAAGTTCAGAATACCCAGTACTTAACATTGGAATGTATCATCCATTCATTAGCATGCTTTGGCTACTCTTGTACTTACTACGCGCATATCCCAGATATTTACGTCAAAAACTAGTACGACAAAGAGAGAAAACATTAAGAGTCTACGGAACTGTTAAAGGGTCGTTCTTGAAAACATATCATGCAATATGGTCGTATAGCGACATTGTTTTAAACacgtatacatgtacatatgagTTAGGAATATGTATCAAATCGGTAAGATAAAAGTCCTAATTTACTTCTAAACCTCTTGCATTTCCCTACCCTTATCACATTTATTTGGCCAAACATCTAGTAACATACCTCTTCTGAATGAATACGTTGgaatcaaaaaaaaaaactggacaGCTACTGACCACTCCGTAATCGCTTTAAATCTATATTGTTTCACTCGATATAATCAGTTTACAAATTTACaattggtatttatttatagaCAATCTGTTGAGTTAAGTTTATGTTcgttttctattttaaagtACTTTTTGTTAAGTGATTTTCTACCTTATGATCTGAAACaacttcaaaaataattgtacaaCTGTGAGGTTGAAGTAAGCTTACTCCGCCAATGGATTCCCGTTTCCATTACTTTTCATAGGCTGTAAATTgacttaaaataatgatttatttattaaatatatttcaatgtctaTATTTTCTGCCTTTGTTGTATGCTGACTATTTCTGTATTGTTAGATCCTTCTAAACGGGATCCCTGTAGTCTCCATTGTAATATCTGCGTCTATGAAGAATGtttgtatacaatatataacgATTGACTACGGAAAATTGTCTGTTCGGTATGTTAAGTCTATTTGGCTGCAAAAAACGGCGTTCGTTTTCTGCTTAGAGTTTACTTCTTTCAGTAAAACATGAGCAACTCTATGATAGGTCAATTTCTTTGTAAAGGTAGTAAGCGTAAAGTACTTTTACCTATTTAGCggattattttataatgtatataatgtatataatgtcAATTTATTCAGTCATCACTTATTTAGACATTTCCGTATTCTACAAGTTCACTGTTGTTGCAGTTGTCTTCGTCTACATAATATGACAGTTGAAAGTTGATATTAATAATCTTCGAGTCCCGTTCCTGGGTTGAACCCAGTGCTCTTATACTTTTTCGAGCTTCCATAGAAAATAGTATGGACTCTAACAAAAATGCATGTCATAAgaacaaatattcttttaagCCATATTTAAGAAAGTCACTGCATATTTTATCGGAATGTTCCATTTTGTATATTAGGGATGACATGATGTTGTACTCTGTTTCTGCCAccgttattttttctataaatggTTCCAGAGATGACAGACCTTTCATTCCTAGGTTAATATCCACACCTGAaacacaaaaacagaaaaacatgtttatgagATCATAAGAcctataagaaaataaataattttaaaaacagaacaGCTAAACATCACTTTTATCTGTGACTTGTCTGATCACTATATAATTTCTAAGTCTACGAATAACCTTATCTTTTAAAACAgtatattttgattgaaataacaGGACCTATTTGAAAGGAAGAAACTACCCTAACCCATCGCAAATTGATTGGAATTACTTTTGACCAAACGGCCTACCTGTGTTAAAATTGAAAGATCTCGATGCTTCCCCTTCAGCGATAACAAAAAGGTCACAGTCGGATATGTAGGCGGCGCTTTCTGTCTTCTGAGAAAGCCGTATTTCATAGAGACGAGGACTAAACTTCATGTTGTTAAGACAGAACGAATCGCTGATACTGGATTCCTCAGGCCGTTTGTAGGTGTTGAAACATTTGAGAAATATATTGCGCATCATCTGAAATAAACATTCCATTACATTTGGAAACAATATCTTTGTTATACTGACATTATTTGAGGTGGTTTAGTAACATTTTCAGTGTAGTGTAGATATTGCATCGTACGTCTTGTCAATTTGCatgcaaacaataaaataaagtaaaataaagataaagcGCTTACGGATTTGTCCAACACTGTTTTCAACGCTTTAACAACTTTAGAATCGGATTTTCGCACAGCAAGTGCAAGAAATCTACATCTCGAGtttccaaatattttcaaagtgaaCTTGGACTTTGTATATTCTTCATATTCACAAGACACATAGGCAGAAAGGTCAAATCCAATGTTGAGGACCCGGATGTCAGGTCTTGGCACAAGAGTTTGGTTGTTTCTTTCTACAGCAGCCAGGGCACCGAAAGCCCCGGTCGAATGATAGACACATTCATCACTCAGACCAAGAATCTGGCCCGCTAGGCCCGTTCGTCCATCGCAGCATATCACCAAC contains:
- the LOC128245013 gene encoding uncharacterized protein LOC128245013, whose product is MFSIGVNESVCTLMMSCNSDDLAHYMQASYSHASMHICITISAVAVFIGTRHVFCKIRKEMAHLTVIIIGAGPIGLTAALIAVQCKRVHRLIIFEEETRSRVENRSYQITIQPSLVSFLRSYGVDFDNLEGMWQDGCFYTRVGIYLEYIIHVLPLYTTEPDIRFGTKFSRDCNDAVDAIPGRKLVICCDGRTGLAGQILGLSDECVYHSTGAFGALAAVERNNQTLVPRPDIRVLNIGFDLSAYVSCEYEEYTKSKFTLKIFGNSRCRFLALAVRKSDSKVVKALKTVLDKSMMRNIFLKCFNTYKRPEESSISDSFCLNNMKFSPRLYEIRLSQKTESAAYISDCDLFVIAEGEASRSFNFNTGVDINLGMKGLSSLEPFIEKITVAETEYNIMSSLIYKMEHSDKICSDFLKYGLKEYLFL